Proteins encoded in a region of the Enterococcus gilvus ATCC BAA-350 genome:
- a CDS encoding major tail protein: protein MTLVGFKKMTIGIFDKDGKIPTANQFVIEGKQDKGATVSAEISGLSKEATKVYGSNIAYYISQKGTGDISATFGLLDLPEDLNDKILGYKTGENKISFLGEDTEPPYCAVLMESEDLSGETAMLTIFKGKFSREAINLNTTTNDAFEPEAEEYVFSAIANDADGDANGQSVAKYVGKEETAITAMRTMAFPAGE from the coding sequence ATGACTTTAGTCGGATTTAAAAAAATGACAATCGGAATTTTTGATAAGGACGGTAAAATTCCAACAGCTAATCAATTTGTTATTGAAGGTAAACAAGATAAAGGGGCCACTGTATCGGCAGAAATTAGCGGATTATCTAAAGAAGCGACGAAAGTGTACGGGTCAAATATCGCTTACTACATTTCTCAAAAAGGAACTGGGGATATTTCCGCAACGTTTGGTTTGCTTGATTTACCAGAAGACTTGAATGACAAGATTTTGGGATACAAAACCGGCGAAAATAAAATTAGTTTCCTAGGCGAGGATACTGAGCCACCGTATTGCGCCGTTTTGATGGAATCAGAAGACTTAAGTGGAGAAACAGCAATGTTAACCATCTTCAAGGGTAAGTTCAGCCGCGAAGCCATCAACTTGAATACGACTACTAATGATGCTTTTGAACCGGAAGCCGAAGAATACGTATTCTCTGCAATTGCAAATGATGCTGACGGTGATGCTAACGGACAATCAGTGGCTAAATATGTTGGTAAAGAAGAAACAGCGATCACTGCTATGCGTACAATGGCATTCCCAGCGGGGGAGTAG
- a CDS encoding Ig-like domain-containing protein: MVDTFRIYKKDGTKVTEGASPLSITGVAANTQVAKGDYTAVRVSGDVESAKVDIPAFKTLPIAVTGVTLDKTAADVEQGATLKLTPTVAPANATDKSGAWASSNTAIATVSGGTVTVKSDATVDGTTEISFTTTDGGKAAKCTVTAKAKAEG; encoded by the coding sequence ATGGTAGATACATTTAGAATTTATAAAAAGGACGGAACAAAAGTAACTGAGGGCGCAAGCCCTCTTTCAATCACTGGTGTAGCAGCAAATACGCAAGTAGCGAAAGGTGACTACACTGCAGTGCGTGTTTCTGGAGATGTGGAATCAGCAAAAGTTGATATTCCAGCTTTTAAAACATTACCGATTGCGGTAACAGGCGTGACTTTAGATAAAACAGCAGCTGACGTTGAGCAAGGTGCAACACTTAAATTGACACCTACAGTAGCGCCGGCTAACGCCACCGATAAAAGCGGCGCGTGGGCAAGTTCAAATACCGCAATCGCTACAGTAAGCGGCGGAACGGTCACTGTTAAATCAGACGCTACAGTTGACGGAACGACGGAAATCTCGTTTACGACGACTGACGGCGGAAAAGCAGCAAAATGTACGGTTACAGCAAAAGCTAAAGCAGAAGGCTAG
- a CDS encoding phage head-tail adapter protein yields MLVRQKYLPPKTSSGNLRTPIEFYEYQPHKGPDPGEEEKKVLYTCFAEIYNPSMKDLEILNSIETKQAVTIKIRDPHEDYLPINKHFVEVLDRRYQLIRWNIIDVRNDFSDNRFITILLAVYAK; encoded by the coding sequence ATGCTAGTGAGACAGAAGTATCTACCACCAAAAACTAGTTCCGGCAATCTACGAACGCCAATTGAATTTTATGAATATCAGCCACATAAAGGCCCAGATCCTGGTGAAGAAGAGAAAAAAGTTCTGTATACCTGTTTCGCGGAAATCTATAATCCGTCAATGAAAGATTTAGAGATATTGAACTCCATCGAAACAAAACAAGCGGTAACAATTAAAATCCGTGATCCTCATGAAGATTATCTACCAATTAACAAACATTTCGTTGAAGTTTTAGACCGTCGGTACCAATTAATACGATGGAATATTATTGATGTTAGAAACGACTTTTCAGACAACAGATTTATAACAATTTTATTAGCGGTGTACGCAAAATGA
- a CDS encoding phage tail tape measure protein produces MANGKPLGNMKVILDLDSSAFSKGLAGAKKSVTYNMKAMQSQMKVMNSSGDKLGGLQAKYAGLSKTMESNEKYVNKLKDSYDKSFDANGKATTATARYANELNQAVGKQASYEAQLKSTVGQIARVKVETEGITGKLKTQSEQWIKSGKKIESFGQKVSGMGSAMTKGVTLPLLAGSAAVTKAAVSWESDFAGVKKTNDEVIDSNGNVTYSYADLESGLRDLAKQLPSSHAEIAKVAEAAGQLGIKTQNVKSFTKTMIDLGESTNMSAETAATSLARFANITQMSQKDFDKLGSAIVDLGNNYATTESEITEMALRIAGAGKQVGMSQGDILGFATALSSVGVEAEAGGSAISKVMVQMQLAVEKGTGAFGELEEKANNAGFSIGEVSQAVVNGGKPLKSMAEALGMNSSSLKKMYKEADKSKTSLENFAQVAGISNDQFSKLFKKDPSKAIMKFIQGLTNAEKQGTSAIKMLDDMDIKEVRLRDSLLRAANASGVFDNAIKTGNKAWKENSALTEEANKRYETTESKLKMLKNEAVDAAIDLGGPFVDALRDGLDAAKPLIKGLGDLAKGFSSLDKEQQKNIIKWIGVAAAAGPTLKLLGSGISVIGKTKTAVGGLAGGLVELSAKAAEKKAMAGFASTVTSVGTASAGAAGVSGVAGLGSAIAGLAVPAAVGVGAIGAIGLALYAGKKAYDEHQLSGARWGTKVTESQDKVIDKSNELREKGVQFMNEYQDGVNTNAEKVKEANKGIQKAIEGTLKKEQERREKISKMSLLDDETKTWYEQIVKAQKKIDSETSKTVKNQIEKINGIYQNASDNNRKLTDSELKFIKASYSNLSSEQLNAAGFSKAQRLAIETSYQDDLSKLNDKEVSSRIKSLEKALDKEKKSYEKQRKEIESNESVSANIRETLLKNLKKNYKEQTGEMITALANLSEKSGKSLDEVWYKWEKYGYNVEEVSALVASSVKDTTKDLSLFAKGTSEADMQWNALSLDPKTGEVKTNMTDVLTEIAQTDDGWNQLKFMVKEAKLTSNAKEEVAIAMGEAGKWDQLWLTEKMLLVNGDEAKLELYETINAMGAWNQYVLDRKTLGIDNADAVYKLFTTQDQINQWNQLPVNQKKLLADNTDLVSKIFTSTESYNAWTQIPDNIKHMLADNVDLKTKINDGTISIEQYNQVLPLLKKMYGDNFDVNTKTEQAKNKIDEYNKNHHPEQKVLTANNADLVNKEQTARDKLNQFNGVQIPEKKMTAKDEVTPSAEKAVKSYQQVSVLQDKTISFKFTAFLDDTWDKIKKKMGEKGNLITGNYAKGTNYHKGGLALVNDQSGSKYKELVKLPNGSAFVPQERNTLLDLPRGSSVLKASQTAKLIPRYADGIGQVVTQDSQITELIAAINELILTFRTMQPGSDTVGTMTEKSVIPGVQGGTDLTALTPDQLITQGDQYAPIGSMWMTNLMNGWNSIVPTYMNSETIFISNYLTQLRNQNNPNYLQGVTWNRNLMNGWNSLTGTFINLIKTFCNQAMTTLRSYNTPMYNNGRTWQQNNLNGWNSLYGSFIARVNQLGNDSISNLRSKNGGFYSAGSYLMQSLINGLNSMGGSLSSTMNGVANKMVGGIGKGVNGVIGGVNYVLKEVESDKKLGNWTVPQYAKGTDGHPGGLAMINDQKGPVHEEYVQMPDGRGFIAKGKDLLVNLPKGAQVLNASLTKKLKKGFDIPHYANGTDDFDIFDLIDDEGVFKKLVDKRIDYNSILEPWKNMTKSSVKLMTHAAYPFVQKQVEDSFGGGSFDGAMNANNVYQYLVDIAQKVMSKFGGLTVTSGYRPGDPYYHGKHQAIDISGYPYGSPRYTEAANWAFEKFPKQIAYVITNGKVRDRMGLSGTGSSGKWVGWSDNDHYDHIHLNGSMGSGDIFKAGTDVPNGNGNIKYSPSAGVEQWRKIATKALKMEGQFSATNLNALLYQMQTESGGNPNAINLWDSNAAKGTPSKGLLQTIDSTFQAHARPGYNKNIYDPLSNILASIRYAVSRYGSLTAAYRGVGYENGGLINKDGLYRAGEGNKPEMVIPLTRKTRAIELMGQALAFLSGDNKNTSKQSARVDNTAELVALIKQQQKQHSDLMRILRAILNKESGITKESIGRAANDLMGNDLNKLGYTIGDGF; encoded by the coding sequence ATGGCAAATGGAAAACCATTAGGAAATATGAAAGTCATTTTGGACTTGGATAGTTCCGCCTTTTCTAAAGGACTTGCTGGAGCTAAGAAAAGCGTCACGTATAACATGAAGGCCATGCAATCTCAGATGAAAGTTATGAATTCATCGGGCGACAAATTAGGCGGATTACAAGCGAAGTACGCTGGACTGAGTAAGACAATGGAGTCCAACGAGAAATATGTTAACAAGCTGAAAGATAGCTATGATAAAAGTTTTGATGCGAACGGTAAGGCAACTACTGCTACAGCTCGTTATGCAAATGAATTAAATCAAGCTGTTGGCAAACAGGCTAGTTACGAAGCACAGCTTAAGTCTACAGTTGGTCAAATTGCTCGGGTAAAAGTCGAAACCGAAGGAATCACTGGAAAGCTAAAAACTCAGTCGGAACAGTGGATTAAGTCAGGTAAAAAGATTGAATCGTTTGGTCAGAAAGTTTCTGGCATGGGCAGCGCGATGACTAAAGGTGTGACACTACCGTTATTAGCCGGATCAGCAGCAGTTACTAAAGCCGCAGTATCTTGGGAATCGGATTTCGCTGGTGTCAAAAAGACGAATGATGAAGTCATAGACTCTAATGGAAATGTGACATATTCTTATGCGGATTTGGAATCTGGCCTTCGAGATTTAGCTAAGCAATTACCATCTAGTCATGCCGAAATTGCCAAAGTAGCAGAAGCGGCAGGACAGTTAGGCATTAAAACTCAAAACGTAAAATCATTTACTAAAACGATGATTGATTTAGGTGAGTCAACGAATATGTCTGCTGAAACGGCAGCTACATCGTTGGCTCGTTTTGCGAATATCACTCAAATGAGTCAGAAAGATTTTGATAAACTCGGTTCTGCTATCGTTGACTTAGGGAATAATTATGCCACAACCGAGTCCGAAATTACCGAAATGGCACTACGGATTGCCGGTGCTGGTAAACAGGTTGGTATGAGTCAAGGAGATATTTTAGGTTTTGCTACAGCTTTAAGCTCTGTTGGTGTCGAAGCCGAAGCTGGTGGTTCCGCAATATCTAAAGTAATGGTTCAAATGCAACTTGCGGTTGAAAAAGGAACAGGCGCTTTTGGCGAGCTAGAAGAAAAAGCTAATAATGCAGGCTTTTCAATCGGTGAAGTTAGTCAAGCTGTTGTAAATGGTGGAAAGCCACTTAAGTCAATGGCAGAAGCGTTAGGTATGAATAGCTCTTCGCTTAAAAAGATGTATAAAGAAGCAGATAAGTCTAAAACGTCCTTAGAAAACTTTGCACAAGTAGCCGGGATTTCTAATGATCAATTCTCTAAACTATTCAAAAAAGATCCTTCAAAAGCGATTATGAAATTCATCCAAGGTCTAACCAATGCAGAAAAACAAGGAACATCCGCAATTAAGATGTTGGACGACATGGATATTAAAGAAGTTCGTCTACGTGATAGTTTATTGCGTGCGGCAAATGCAAGTGGTGTATTTGATAATGCAATTAAAACGGGTAATAAAGCGTGGAAAGAAAACTCTGCGTTAACCGAAGAAGCTAACAAGCGGTATGAAACAACTGAATCCAAACTGAAAATGTTGAAAAATGAAGCAGTGGATGCCGCTATTGATTTGGGCGGGCCATTCGTTGACGCATTGCGAGATGGACTGGATGCGGCTAAGCCACTTATAAAAGGTTTAGGCGATTTAGCAAAAGGCTTCTCGTCACTGGATAAAGAGCAACAAAAAAACATTATCAAGTGGATTGGAGTAGCCGCGGCTGCTGGGCCAACACTCAAATTATTAGGCAGTGGTATTTCTGTAATCGGTAAAACAAAAACGGCAGTCGGTGGATTGGCTGGCGGATTGGTTGAACTATCTGCGAAGGCTGCTGAGAAAAAAGCGATGGCCGGTTTTGCTTCCACAGTTACATCTGTCGGGACGGCATCGGCAGGAGCCGCAGGAGTTAGTGGAGTTGCTGGTTTAGGTTCGGCAATTGCTGGACTGGCTGTACCTGCCGCAGTTGGCGTTGGAGCTATAGGAGCAATTGGATTAGCGCTTTACGCTGGAAAGAAAGCATATGATGAGCATCAGCTGTCCGGCGCAAGATGGGGAACAAAAGTTACTGAGTCACAAGATAAAGTAATCGACAAATCTAATGAGTTGCGTGAAAAAGGCGTTCAGTTTATGAACGAGTATCAAGATGGCGTAAATACGAATGCTGAAAAAGTAAAAGAAGCGAACAAAGGCATTCAAAAAGCCATTGAAGGAACTCTAAAAAAAGAACAAGAACGCCGAGAAAAAATCAGTAAGATGAGTTTGCTCGATGACGAAACCAAAACATGGTATGAGCAGATTGTCAAAGCTCAGAAGAAAATTGACAGTGAGACATCTAAGACTGTTAAAAACCAAATCGAAAAGATTAATGGAATCTATCAAAATGCTTCTGATAATAACCGGAAACTCACTGATTCAGAATTAAAGTTTATTAAAGCTTCGTATTCAAATCTTTCAAGTGAGCAATTAAATGCGGCCGGTTTTTCTAAAGCACAACGTTTGGCCATCGAAACATCTTATCAAGATGATTTATCAAAATTAAATGATAAAGAAGTTTCTTCAAGAATTAAATCGCTGGAAAAAGCATTAGACAAAGAGAAGAAATCTTACGAAAAGCAGCGCAAAGAGATTGAAAGTAACGAATCGGTAAGTGCTAATATACGCGAGACTCTTCTTAAAAATCTTAAAAAGAACTACAAAGAACAAACTGGTGAAATGATTACCGCTTTAGCTAATCTTAGCGAAAAGTCTGGAAAATCGTTAGACGAAGTTTGGTACAAGTGGGAAAAATACGGCTATAACGTTGAAGAAGTATCAGCTTTAGTTGCGAGTAGCGTAAAAGATACTACTAAAGATTTGAGCTTGTTTGCTAAGGGAACATCTGAGGCAGACATGCAATGGAACGCTTTAAGCCTTGACCCAAAAACCGGTGAAGTTAAGACGAACATGACGGACGTCTTGACGGAAATTGCTCAGACTGACGATGGCTGGAATCAGCTTAAGTTCATGGTTAAAGAAGCAAAACTGACTTCTAACGCAAAAGAAGAAGTTGCAATCGCGATGGGCGAAGCTGGCAAATGGGATCAGTTGTGGTTGACCGAAAAAATGTTATTGGTCAATGGCGATGAAGCAAAGCTAGAGCTTTATGAAACCATCAACGCGATGGGTGCGTGGAATCAGTACGTTTTAGACCGAAAAACACTAGGTATCGACAATGCTGATGCGGTTTATAAACTGTTCACAACACAAGATCAAATCAACCAATGGAATCAGCTCCCAGTAAACCAGAAAAAACTATTAGCTGATAATACTGATTTAGTTAGTAAGATATTCACTTCTACTGAATCGTATAACGCTTGGACTCAAATTCCAGACAACATCAAACATATGCTTGCCGATAATGTTGATTTAAAGACCAAGATAAACGATGGAACAATCAGCATTGAACAATACAATCAAGTGTTACCGCTGCTCAAAAAAATGTATGGTGACAATTTTGATGTCAATACAAAAACAGAGCAAGCGAAAAACAAAATTGATGAGTATAACAAAAATCATCATCCTGAACAAAAAGTTCTAACGGCTAATAACGCTGATTTGGTGAATAAAGAACAGACAGCTAGAGACAAGCTAAATCAGTTCAATGGTGTTCAAATTCCTGAAAAGAAAATGACTGCTAAGGACGAAGTTACTCCAAGCGCGGAAAAAGCGGTTAAGTCATATCAACAAGTTTCAGTCTTGCAAGACAAAACAATCAGTTTCAAATTCACCGCATTTCTAGATGATACATGGGATAAGATCAAGAAAAAAATGGGTGAGAAAGGTAATTTAATTACCGGCAACTATGCGAAAGGCACCAACTACCACAAAGGCGGCTTAGCTTTAGTAAATGACCAAAGCGGTTCTAAGTATAAAGAGCTAGTAAAATTGCCAAACGGTAGTGCGTTTGTTCCGCAAGAACGGAATACGTTACTTGATTTACCTCGTGGATCGTCTGTATTAAAAGCTTCTCAAACTGCTAAATTGATACCACGATATGCTGATGGAATCGGCCAAGTGGTTACACAAGATTCACAAATCACAGAACTGATTGCGGCAATCAATGAATTGATTCTGACTTTTAGAACAATGCAGCCGGGCTCGGATACAGTTGGAACTATGACTGAAAAATCTGTGATTCCTGGCGTGCAAGGCGGAACGGATTTAACCGCGTTGACTCCTGATCAATTAATCACTCAAGGCGATCAGTATGCGCCGATTGGCTCAATGTGGATGACTAATTTAATGAATGGTTGGAATTCGATTGTTCCTACTTATATGAACAGCGAAACGATTTTCATTTCGAACTATCTAACTCAATTGAGAAACCAAAACAATCCGAATTATTTGCAAGGTGTTACGTGGAATAGAAACTTAATGAATGGTTGGAACAGTTTAACAGGAACATTTATCAATCTAATTAAGACCTTCTGTAATCAAGCGATGACAACTCTTCGGAGTTACAATACGCCTATGTACAACAATGGCCGTACTTGGCAACAGAATAATTTAAACGGTTGGAACTCGTTGTATGGCTCATTTATAGCTAGAGTTAACCAGTTGGGAAATGATTCGATTAGCAATTTACGTTCGAAGAATGGTGGATTTTATAGCGCTGGTAGTTACTTGATGCAATCGCTAATCAACGGGCTAAACTCAATGGGTGGTTCGTTATCATCAACGATGAATGGTGTAGCGAACAAGATGGTTGGTGGAATCGGTAAAGGTGTTAATGGCGTAATCGGCGGTGTTAACTATGTTCTAAAAGAGGTTGAATCCGACAAGAAGTTAGGAAATTGGACCGTTCCTCAGTATGCAAAAGGTACTGACGGACATCCTGGTGGACTTGCGATGATCAACGATCAAAAAGGTCCAGTTCATGAAGAGTATGTTCAGATGCCGGATGGACGTGGTTTTATTGCCAAAGGCAAGGATTTATTGGTCAACCTTCCTAAAGGGGCGCAAGTACTGAATGCAAGTCTTACTAAGAAATTAAAGAAAGGTTTCGATATTCCGCATTATGCCAATGGAACGGATGACTTTGATATCTTTGATTTGATTGATGATGAGGGTGTTTTTAAGAAGTTAGTTGATAAGAGGATCGATTACAATAGTATCTTAGAACCTTGGAAAAACATGACCAAATCGAGCGTTAAGTTAATGACTCACGCTGCGTATCCTTTTGTGCAGAAACAAGTCGAAGATTCATTTGGCGGGGGAAGTTTTGACGGTGCGATGAATGCGAATAACGTATATCAATATTTAGTCGATATTGCTCAAAAAGTTATGTCGAAATTTGGCGGTCTAACGGTTACTTCCGGTTATCGTCCAGGTGATCCATATTACCATGGGAAGCATCAAGCGATAGATATTTCTGGTTATCCATACGGTAGCCCGAGGTACACAGAAGCAGCAAATTGGGCCTTCGAGAAATTTCCTAAACAAATCGCTTATGTAATTACGAACGGTAAAGTTCGCGATCGTATGGGACTTAGTGGAACTGGCTCAAGTGGCAAATGGGTAGGTTGGTCGGATAATGACCATTACGATCATATCCATTTGAACGGTTCGATGGGTTCTGGCGATATTTTCAAAGCAGGAACTGATGTACCTAACGGAAACGGGAATATTAAGTATAGTCCTTCTGCAGGAGTTGAGCAGTGGAGAAAGATTGCTACTAAAGCGTTAAAAATGGAAGGTCAATTCTCTGCCACAAATTTAAATGCTCTTCTTTACCAAATGCAAACTGAATCTGGCGGGAATCCAAATGCAATCAATTTGTGGGATAGCAATGCTGCAAAAGGAACTCCTTCGAAAGGATTGCTTCAAACAATCGATTCAACATTCCAAGCTCACGCGCGGCCGGGGTACAACAAAAACATTTATGATCCATTATCTAATATCTTGGCTTCAATTAGATATGCCGTTTCAAGATAT
- the gpG gene encoding phage tail assembly chaperone G, producing the protein MAQVRIELKNSKGKKEVFEKLDTTGKDYRLALQTIKKLNGDKVMVWDQLDLYLNFAVELFKADKLTADQILEGLPSDQTREILDGLLGQVMGLEDNPDPDAKK; encoded by the coding sequence ATGGCACAAGTACGAATCGAGTTAAAAAATTCAAAAGGTAAAAAGGAAGTATTCGAAAAATTAGATACAACTGGCAAGGATTACCGTTTGGCATTGCAAACAATAAAAAAGCTAAATGGTGACAAAGTCATGGTGTGGGATCAGTTAGATTTGTATTTAAATTTTGCAGTTGAACTATTTAAAGCTGATAAATTGACCGCTGACCAAATTTTAGAAGGATTACCGTCTGATCAAACAAGAGAAATTTTAGATGGACTTTTAGGACAAGTAATGGGATTAGAAGATAATCCGGATCCTGACGCAAAAAAGTAA